One part of the Archangium lipolyticum genome encodes these proteins:
- a CDS encoding SPFH domain-containing protein produces the protein MMGFLMGAILGFVIMAVGEPIFLGLCRMFGLYVTVQERTCRVYVFLGKVVAVLDEPGLHFLWARLGWKALLVNWVGRCHVLDLRLDQQYLRSQAVNSEEGAPMGIGIWYEMFISDPLKYLFENADPRGSLAANVSNATVRCLSNMKLATMLESRHGMSRTVRTEVSPMSHAYGYQLGSVYIRKVHFRDVGMIRQIEEKVVNRLRQVTSAIRQDGANQVSIITSTAERQAAIEFAKAAALRPRIVGAALQRISEDPAVASAMFEILEVQRLQESAAKVTLIPEGEKGELLAQLVAAAPVPSR, from the coding sequence ATGATGGGCTTCCTCATGGGCGCCATCCTCGGCTTCGTCATCATGGCGGTGGGCGAGCCCATCTTCCTGGGTCTGTGCCGGATGTTCGGCCTCTACGTCACCGTGCAGGAGCGCACGTGCCGGGTCTACGTGTTCCTGGGCAAGGTGGTGGCCGTGCTCGACGAGCCTGGGCTGCACTTCCTCTGGGCCCGGCTCGGGTGGAAGGCGCTCCTGGTGAACTGGGTGGGACGCTGCCACGTGCTCGACCTGCGGCTGGACCAGCAGTACCTGCGCAGCCAGGCGGTGAACTCCGAGGAGGGCGCGCCGATGGGGATTGGCATCTGGTACGAGATGTTCATCTCGGATCCCCTCAAGTACCTGTTCGAGAACGCGGATCCGCGCGGCTCGCTGGCGGCCAACGTGAGCAACGCCACCGTGCGCTGCCTGTCCAACATGAAGCTGGCCACCATGCTCGAGAGCCGGCACGGGATGAGCCGGACGGTACGCACCGAGGTCTCTCCCATGTCGCATGCCTACGGTTACCAGCTCGGTTCGGTCTACATCCGCAAGGTGCACTTCCGTGACGTGGGGATGATCCGCCAGATCGAGGAGAAGGTGGTGAACCGGTTGAGGCAGGTGACCTCGGCCATCCGCCAGGACGGAGCCAACCAGGTGAGCATCATCACCAGCACCGCCGAGCGGCAGGCCGCCATCGAGTTCGCCAAGGCGGCGGCCCTGCGTCCGAGGATCGTCGGCGCGGCGTTGCAGCGGATCTCCGAGGACCCGGCCGTCGCGTCGGCGATGTTCGAGATCCTCGAGGTGCAGCGGCTCCAGGAGAGCGCCGCGAAGGTGACGCTCATCCCCGAGGGAGAGAAGGGCGAGCTGCTCGCGCAGTTGGTGGCGGCGGCACCGGTCCCCTCCCGGTGA
- a CDS encoding M28 family metallopeptidase, which yields MRVPPGALVLVVCLLHAEVSRAQDSGPIDPARVSRIIQTLASDEFAGRAPGGPGEARTVEYLISQFKAVGLEPGGENGGWTQKVPLVHFQVRNGDARLSLRAGGKTTPLRQGQEAIVTTLRPVDRVKIDKAPLVFVGYGVSAPEREWNDFKGVSLRGKIAVFLINDPDFEAQEGEPVLGRFGGRAATYYARWTYKFEEAARQGALGALIIHETPGAGYGWSTLQSGTGESFDIVRANPTKEKVLLQGWLQRDVAVELFSRSGLSLDTLKLEARKAGFKPVALKGASFSADYALIHTRADSHNVIGRLPGKERPDESIMYAAHWDAYGIGPADASGDRIRRGAVDDAIGLAGLIEIARAFQAGPRPARSLLFAAWTAEEPGLLGSEYYGAHPLQPLDTMVANLTMDVLQTAGPSRDVVLVGHGQNELEDALAQAAAKQGRTVTPDAKPERGLFYRADHFSLARRGVPVLLLMGLGGGADLVNGGREAGDRWVADYTARCYHKPCDAWRADWDLRGAAQDMQLLYELGRDLASSNRWPNWKPGSEFKAVRDRSAAARAGSALQEKP from the coding sequence ATGCGCGTCCCCCCTGGTGCCCTGGTCCTCGTGGTCTGTCTGCTGCATGCGGAGGTGAGCCGGGCGCAGGACTCGGGGCCGATCGATCCGGCCCGGGTGTCACGCATCATCCAGACACTCGCTTCCGACGAGTTCGCCGGCCGTGCACCGGGAGGGCCGGGCGAGGCCAGGACTGTCGAGTACCTCATCAGCCAGTTCAAGGCCGTGGGCCTGGAACCCGGGGGCGAGAACGGCGGCTGGACGCAGAAGGTGCCCCTGGTCCACTTCCAGGTGCGCAACGGTGACGCCAGGCTGAGCCTGCGTGCCGGAGGCAAGACGACCCCGCTGCGCCAGGGACAGGAGGCGATCGTCACCACCCTGCGCCCCGTGGACCGCGTGAAGATCGACAAGGCCCCGCTGGTGTTCGTCGGTTACGGGGTCTCGGCTCCCGAGCGGGAGTGGAACGACTTCAAGGGCGTGAGCCTGCGCGGGAAGATCGCCGTCTTCCTGATCAACGATCCGGACTTCGAGGCCCAGGAGGGAGAGCCCGTCCTTGGCAGGTTCGGGGGCCGGGCGGCGACCTACTACGCCCGCTGGACCTACAAATTCGAGGAGGCGGCGCGGCAGGGGGCGCTCGGCGCGCTGATCATCCACGAGACGCCGGGGGCGGGCTATGGCTGGTCCACGCTCCAGTCCGGCACCGGCGAGAGCTTCGACATCGTCCGCGCCAACCCCACCAAGGAGAAGGTGCTGTTGCAGGGCTGGCTCCAGCGCGACGTCGCCGTCGAGCTGTTCTCCCGCTCGGGACTGTCGCTCGACACGCTGAAGCTCGAGGCGCGCAAGGCGGGCTTCAAGCCGGTGGCGCTCAAGGGCGCCAGCTTCAGCGCGGACTACGCCCTGATCCATACGCGCGCCGACAGCCACAACGTGATTGGGCGCCTGCCGGGGAAGGAACGCCCGGACGAGTCCATCATGTACGCGGCCCACTGGGATGCCTACGGAATCGGTCCCGCCGATGCCTCGGGCGACAGGATCCGCCGCGGCGCCGTGGATGACGCCATTGGCCTGGCCGGACTGATCGAGATCGCCCGCGCGTTCCAAGCGGGACCCCGGCCCGCGCGCTCGCTCCTCTTCGCCGCCTGGACCGCCGAGGAGCCGGGCCTGCTGGGCTCGGAGTACTACGGTGCGCATCCGCTCCAGCCCCTCGACACCATGGTGGCCAACCTGACCATGGATGTGTTGCAGACGGCGGGGCCCTCCCGTGACGTGGTGCTGGTGGGCCATGGTCAGAACGAGCTCGAGGACGCGCTCGCCCAGGCCGCCGCGAAGCAGGGGCGCACGGTGACGCCGGATGCGAAACCCGAGCGGGGTCTGTTCTACCGCGCCGACCACTTCTCCCTGGCCAGGCGTGGCGTGCCGGTGCTGCTACTGATGGGATTGGGTGGTGGCGCGGACCTGGTGAACGGGGGCAGGGAAGCGGGAGATCGCTGGGTCGCGGACTACACCGCGCGCTGCTACCACAAGCCTTGCGACGCGTGGCGCGCCGACTGGGACTTGCGCGGCGCCGCCCAGGACATGCAGTTGCTCTATGAGCTGGGCCGCGACCTGGCGAGCTCGAATCGCTGGCCGAACTGGAAGCCAGGGTCTGAGTTCAAGGCCGTGCGTGACCGGTCCGCGGCCGCGCGAGCAGGTTCGGCCCTCCAGGAAAAGCCATGA